From the genome of Callithrix jacchus isolate 240 chromosome 7, calJac240_pri, whole genome shotgun sequence, one region includes:
- the BAMBI gene encoding BMP and activin membrane-bound inhibitor homolog produces MDRHSSYIFIWLQLELCAMAVLLTKGEIRCYCDAAHCVATGYMCKSELSACFSRLLDPQNTNSPLTHGCLDSLASTADICQAKQARNHSGTTMPTLECCHEDMCNYRGLHDVLSPPKGEASGQGNRYQHDGSRNLITKVQELNSSKELWFRAAVIAVPIAGGLILVLLIMLALRMLRSENKRLQDQRQQMLSRLHYSFHGHHSKKGQVAKLDLECMVPVSGHENCCLTCDKMRQADLSNDKILSLVHWGMYSGHGKLEFV; encoded by the exons ATGGATCGCCACTCCAGCTACATCTTCATCTGGCTGCAGCTGGAGCTCTGCGCCATGGCGGTGCTGCTCACCAAAG GTGAAATTCGATGCTACTGTGATGCTGCCCACTGTGTGGCCACTGGTTATATGTGTAAATCTGAGCTCAGTGCCTGCTTCTCTAGACTTCTTGATCCTCAGAACACAAATTCCCCGCTCACCCATGGCTGCCTGGACTCTCTTGCAAGCACAGCAGACATCTGCCAAGCCAAACAGGCCCGAAACCACtctggcaccaccatgcccacattGGAATGCTGTCATGAAGACATGTGCAATTACAGAGGGCTGCACGATGTTCTCTCTCCTCCCAAGGGTGAGGCCTCAG GACAAGGGAACCGGTATCAGCATGATGGTAGCAGAAACCTTATCACCAAGGTGCAGGAGCTGAATTCTTCCAAAGAGTTGTGGTTCCGGGCAGCTGTCATTGCCGTGCCCATTGCTGGAGGGCTGATTTTAGTGTTGCTGATTATGTTGGCCTTGAGGATGCTTCGAAGTGAAAACAAGAGACTGCAGGATCAGCGGCAGCAGATGCTCTCCCGTTTGCACTACAGCTTTCACGGACACCATTCCAAAAAGGGGCAGGTTGCAAAATTGGACCTGGAATGCATGGTGCCGGTCAGTGGGCACGAGAACTGCTGTCTGACCTGTGACAAAATGAGACAAGCAGACCTCAGCAATGATAAGATCCTCTCGCTCGTTCACTGGGGCATGTACAGTGGCCACGGGAAGCTGGAATTCGTATGA